A single region of the Micropterus dolomieu isolate WLL.071019.BEF.003 ecotype Adirondacks linkage group LG02, ASM2129224v1, whole genome shotgun sequence genome encodes:
- the LOC123957938 gene encoding cytohesin-2-like isoform X2 yields MANLSLVVKKTTAPPKLPPGERQSETIKIHKFELLDDIQKLRLEINHVMPEIHRPELKEQNKNVLRNRSFLRGKKKFNMDPKKGVLYLIENGLLEWRAESVAEFLYKEEGLNKTAIGNFLGEREEMHLQTLKAFVGLHEFSDLNLVQALRQFLWSFRLPGEAQKIDRMMEAFATRYCDCNPGVFQSTDTCYILSFAIIMLNTSLHNPNVKDKPSLQRFFSMNRGINNGEDLPTELLTKLYASIRSEPFKIPEDDGNDLTLTFFNPDREGWLLKMGGRVKTWKRRWFILTDSCLYYFEYTTDKDPIGIIPLENLCVRKLQDTSKTYCLELYNPQGQKIKACKTENKGRVVQGKHQSYKLSAATAEERDNWIEAITASITKDHFYDLVSLRKRKVINNTSS; encoded by the exons ATGGCTAACCTTAGCTTGGTTGTCAAAAAAACGACAG CTCCACCAAAACTCCCCCCAGGAGAGAGGCAGAGTGAAACAATCAAGATTCACAAGTTTGAGCTGCTGGATGACATTCAG AAGCTGAGGTTGGAAATCAATCACGTCATGCCAGAAATCCACAGGCCTGAACTAAAGGAGCAGAA taaaaatgttttaaggAACAGAAGTTTCTTACGTGGGAAAAAGAAATTCAACATGGATCCCAAAAAG GGTGTCCTCTACCTGATTGAAAATGGCCTGCTGGAATGGCGTGCAGAGTCGGTGGCCGAGTTTCTTTACAAAGAGGAGGGACTGAACAAGACGGCCATTGGCAACTTCTTGGGAGAAAG GGAGGAAATGCATCTGCAAACACTGAAAGCCTTTGTGGGCCTGCATGAATTTTCAGACCTGAATCTGGTGCAGGCGCTGAG GCAGTTTCTGTGGAGCTTTCGTCTCCCAGGAGAAGCTCAGAAAATTGACAGGATGATGGAGGCGTTTGCAACTCGCTACTGTGACTGTAATCCAGGGGTCTTCCAATCCACAG ACACATGCTACATCCTGTCTTTTGCCATCATCATGCTGAACACGAGCCTCCACAACCCCAACGTGAAAGACAAACCCAGTCTGCAGCGATTTTTTTCCATGAACAGAGGAATCAACAACGGGGAGGACCTGCCCACCGAGCTGCTCACG AAACTGTATGCAAGCATCCGCAGTGAACCATTCAAAATCCCAGAGGATGATGGAAACGACCTCACGCTGACGTTTTTTAATCCAGACAGAGAAGGCTGGCTGCTTAAAATGG gtggCCGAGTTAAAACCTGGAAGAGGAGGTGGTTCATTTTGACAGACAGCTGCCTGTACTACTTTGAATACACCACA GATAAAGACCCAATTGGGATTATTCCCCTGGAGAACTTGTGTGTCAGGAAGCTACAAGACACAAGCAAAACG tATTGTCTGGAGTTATATAACCCCCAAGGACAGAAGATAAAAGCCTGCAAGACGGAGAACAAAGGCCGAGTGGTGCAGGGTAAACATCAGTCCTATAAGCTCAGTGCAGCCACTGCAGAAGAACGGGACAACTGGATAGAAGCGATCAC GGCGAGTATCACCAAGGACCATTTTTATGACCTGGTGTCTCTACGAAAGAGGAAGGTCATTAACAACACTTCCTCGTAG
- the LOC123957938 gene encoding cytohesin-2-like isoform X1: MAIRRKDSFLWGKAPPKLPPGERQSETIKIHKFELLDDIQKLRLEINHVMPEIHRPELKEQNKNVLRNRSFLRGKKKFNMDPKKGVLYLIENGLLEWRAESVAEFLYKEEGLNKTAIGNFLGEREEMHLQTLKAFVGLHEFSDLNLVQALRQFLWSFRLPGEAQKIDRMMEAFATRYCDCNPGVFQSTDTCYILSFAIIMLNTSLHNPNVKDKPSLQRFFSMNRGINNGEDLPTELLTKLYASIRSEPFKIPEDDGNDLTLTFFNPDREGWLLKMGGRVKTWKRRWFILTDSCLYYFEYTTDKDPIGIIPLENLCVRKLQDTSKTYCLELYNPQGQKIKACKTENKGRVVQGKHQSYKLSAATAEERDNWIEAITASITKDHFYDLVSLRKRKVINNTSS, translated from the exons ATGGCCATACGTAGAAAAGACAGCTTTCTCTGGGGGAAAG CTCCACCAAAACTCCCCCCAGGAGAGAGGCAGAGTGAAACAATCAAGATTCACAAGTTTGAGCTGCTGGATGACATTCAG AAGCTGAGGTTGGAAATCAATCACGTCATGCCAGAAATCCACAGGCCTGAACTAAAGGAGCAGAA taaaaatgttttaaggAACAGAAGTTTCTTACGTGGGAAAAAGAAATTCAACATGGATCCCAAAAAG GGTGTCCTCTACCTGATTGAAAATGGCCTGCTGGAATGGCGTGCAGAGTCGGTGGCCGAGTTTCTTTACAAAGAGGAGGGACTGAACAAGACGGCCATTGGCAACTTCTTGGGAGAAAG GGAGGAAATGCATCTGCAAACACTGAAAGCCTTTGTGGGCCTGCATGAATTTTCAGACCTGAATCTGGTGCAGGCGCTGAG GCAGTTTCTGTGGAGCTTTCGTCTCCCAGGAGAAGCTCAGAAAATTGACAGGATGATGGAGGCGTTTGCAACTCGCTACTGTGACTGTAATCCAGGGGTCTTCCAATCCACAG ACACATGCTACATCCTGTCTTTTGCCATCATCATGCTGAACACGAGCCTCCACAACCCCAACGTGAAAGACAAACCCAGTCTGCAGCGATTTTTTTCCATGAACAGAGGAATCAACAACGGGGAGGACCTGCCCACCGAGCTGCTCACG AAACTGTATGCAAGCATCCGCAGTGAACCATTCAAAATCCCAGAGGATGATGGAAACGACCTCACGCTGACGTTTTTTAATCCAGACAGAGAAGGCTGGCTGCTTAAAATGG gtggCCGAGTTAAAACCTGGAAGAGGAGGTGGTTCATTTTGACAGACAGCTGCCTGTACTACTTTGAATACACCACA GATAAAGACCCAATTGGGATTATTCCCCTGGAGAACTTGTGTGTCAGGAAGCTACAAGACACAAGCAAAACG tATTGTCTGGAGTTATATAACCCCCAAGGACAGAAGATAAAAGCCTGCAAGACGGAGAACAAAGGCCGAGTGGTGCAGGGTAAACATCAGTCCTATAAGCTCAGTGCAGCCACTGCAGAAGAACGGGACAACTGGATAGAAGCGATCAC GGCGAGTATCACCAAGGACCATTTTTATGACCTGGTGTCTCTACGAAAGAGGAAGGTCATTAACAACACTTCCTCGTAG